GGTGGTTCGCCGCGCGTCCCTCGGGCACGGAGGACGTTTACAAGATATACGCCGAGAGTTTCCTGGGAGCGGACCACCTGCGCCGGATCCAGGAAGAGGCGCAGTCCCTCGTGGCGAAGGTTTTCGCGGGAGGGTGACGGGCGTCGTCCCCGATCGGCGGAAGAGAAGGAAAAGCGGGGAAAAAAGCGAAAGGGGGATGGAAGCCATGAAAAAATCGATGGGCGCGAGGACTCTCGTCTTTCCCACGCCGGTATGGGTGGTGGGAACGTACGACAAGGAGGGAAAGCCCAACGTGATGGCCGCGGCGTGGGGCGGGATCTGCTGCTCCCAGCCTCCCTGCGTGGCCGTTTCCCTGCGGAAGGCCACCTACACCTACGGCAATCTGATGGAGCGCAAGGCGTTCACGGTGAACGTCCCCTCCGAGGCAAGCTGTCGCGAGGCGGATTACATCGGCATCGTCTCCGGGAGAAACGTGGACAAGTTCGCCGCCACGGGGCTTACACCCGTGAGGAGCGAACTCGTGGACGCCCCCTATGTGAAGGAGTTCCCCCTCGTCCTGGAATGCAAACTGCTGCGGACCGTGGAGATCGGGCTGCACACCCAGTTCATCGGGGAAATCATCGACGTGAAGGCGGACGAATCCGTTCTCGGGGAAGGAGGCCTCCCCGACATCGAAAAGGTAAAGCCGATCGTCTACGCGCCGGAGATCCGATCGTACCACGGAATCGGCAGGAACCTCGGCAGCGCCTACTCCCTCGGGAAGACGATCGGGGGAAAAGGCTAGCCGGCCCGGTCCTCTTTGCCGCCGAATGCCGGAAGGGGAAACGGATGGGAAACGCCGGGAAGGGAAAAATCGAACTCGTCGACAGGGTGCTGAAGGGCGAGCCGGTGGAAAGACCGCCGCTCTCCCTCTGGTACCATTTCGGCGTGCAGTACGGGGACGGTCCGCGGTTCGCCCGGCTTGCGCTCGACTCCTTCCGCCACTACGACCTCGATTTCCTCAAGGTGATGAACGACTACTTCTACCCCATGCCGGAAGGGCTCGACGCCGTCCGGAGCGGCGCGGACCTAAGGCGTGTCGCCGGTTTCGACGTCGGGGACTCGCCCTGGCGGGAACAGTTCCGGGCGCTGGAGGTCATCAGCGCGGAGCTGGAAGGAGAAGCCTATTTCCTCGACACGGTGTTCGACCCATGGAACACGTTGAAAAGAGCCCTGGCGGGGGAGAACATCGGGGATTTGATGGACAGCGAGCCGGAGGCCGTTCAGGAAGCCCTGGGGGTCATCACGGAGAATCTGATCGCCTATTGCCTGAGATCCCTCGACATCGGCTCGGCGGGGATCTTTCTGTCCGTCCCGGCTTCCCGGGAGTTCATGACCCGGGAGCAGTTCCTGACTTTCGGGAAACCGTTTGCGAGCCGTCTCCTGGAGGCGGTTTTCCGGCGCGGGAGGATGAACGTCGCCCACATCCACGGCGACGACCTCTATTTCGACGACTGCCTCGATTTCCCGGTCCACGTGTTCCACTGGTGGGACCGCGGTCCCGGGGGGCCCTCGTTATCGTCGGTCAAAGAGAGGATCCCCGGGTGCGTCATGGGCGGCATCGACCACAAGATCGTCACCCGGAAAACCTGCTCCTTCCTGCGCCAGCATGTGCGGGAAGGGAAAACGCTGGGAGGAAAGGACAGGTTCTTCCTGGCCAACGGCTGCTCCATCGACGCATCCGTCAATCCGCGAGCGATCCGGGCGATCGTGGAGGCGGCCCGGCTTTCCGGGTCGTAAGGCTCTTCCGAAGTCCGCCTTCCTCATCCGCGCCGGGACCGCGAGCCCGATCCAGCCGGGCGTATCGGGGAACGAACCGAGACCGCTCCCCAGGGCGACGATGTTCCCCCAGTATCCCGTGGCGGTCAGGTGGTCGCAAAAGAACAGCGCCATGCCCAGCAGGGCGATAAGGATCGTTGCCCAGTCGAGCCGCGACGCGCGTTCCTGGAGAAACCAGGCGCCGAAAAGCGCGGCGTGGATCGGTGCGGTGTACTGCAGCAGGATGACGTTGGCGGCGGCGGTCATCTTGTTGGCCACCACGTAGGAGATGACCGTGCACGCGTAGGCCAGGGCTCCGCCTACCTGGTCGAAGTCCCAGGAGAAGGACATCTTGCGGAAGACGGCACGGATCAGAACGGCCGCGATGGCGCTGCGCGTCCCGGCAATGGCCATCGGGTGCCAATGGATCCACTTGACGAGGGTTCCCTCCAGGCTCCAGAAAAACGCTGCGAGAAGGAGCAGGATCAGAGCCCAGGGACGATCCCGGTTCGATCGATCGTTTCGCAGGGACGAACATGGATTCATGGCCCACGCGTTCACGAAAGGCGGCATTTCTTTTCTTGCATTATTCCTTTATTTTTTGTTAGTCTTTTCCCACACCGCAATTATTTTTTTTATCTGGCAAAAAAAAGAAGAGGAGGACGCCATGAGTGTTCGAACTGCGAAAGGTCTGCTTGCTGTTTGCCTTGTTCTCTCCATCGGGTTTCTTTTTGGATGCGCCGGGATGGAGTACGCTCCCAAGAAGGGGATCGCGTACTACCACAGTGAATTGCCCGCCGCGGACAGGGCCTTGGCGGCAGCGAAAGCGGCCGGGAAGGACAAGGAATGCCCGGAGGCGTACAAGGATGCCGAGAAGATGAGAGACGATGCCTACAAGACGTACTGGGTATGCCGCACGGAAGAGGCGATCGCGCAGGCGAACAAGGCGACCGCCATGGCAAAAGGGCTCTGCCCCAAGCTTCCGTTGCCCGAGCCCATGAAGGTGACTGCTCCGCCTCCTCCCCCTCCGATGGCCGCACCCACCGCTTCCCTCATGGCGAGCCCCCCCTCGATCGATAAGGGGAAATGCGCGGATCTGACCTGGTCTTCGACAAACGCATCCGCCGTCTCGATCGACCAGGGGATCGGCAGCGTGGCGGCAGGCGGGTCCCGGCAGGTGTGCCCCCCCACAACCTTGCAATATACGGTCACGGTCATGGGAGAGGGCGGCACGAAGACGGCCTCGACGACCCTGACCGTGAATCCCCCGCCGGCCGCTCCCACGCCGATCGACAAACTGACCATTCATGTCAACTTCGATTACGACAAGTCGCAGATCCGGAAGACGGATGTCGGAGAACTTCAGAAGGCGCTCGCGTTCGTCAAGAAATATCCGGGGTACACGATCTCCGTGGAAGGGCACACGGATAGCAGGGGCAGCGATAAATACAACCAGGCCCTTTCCGAGAGACGGGCCGGGGCCGTGAAGAAATACCTGCTGGACAACGGTGCAACGGATGGCGACAAGATCAAGGCCGTCGGCTTCGGGGAATCCAAACCGATCGCGGATAATAAATCCGAGAAGGGAATGTTTGAGAACCGCAGGGTCGAGATCCTGATCTTTTCCCGATAGCGCGGTCGCGGTTTCACCGCAATCCTTCAAGGCACGGCATTCCCCCGGTGGGGGGGATGCCGTGCCTTTTCTTTTCCATCGGCGACGTCAAGCCCCCGGAACTGCCCCCGACGGATGGATTGGACCTGTCCCTCCGCTTCCGTATGGCTACTCCCTGACGCTCCATCCCGCGCGTACGGGCGACGCCAATCCATATTGTAAATATATGAAATATTATCAATAAAGACAATATTATATACTTTATTATCCAATCCTATGGTTCATATATGAAAATGCCTGTCACGCGGTGTTGCCATCCCATTCCGCCGCCTCCCGGTGCGGCTTCCGCAGGAAGGAAGCGAGCACGATGGCGAATCCCGTGGCCCCCGCGGCCATGAGGTAGGAACCGGAAAATGAGCCGGTCTGTTTCGCCACGATTCCCGCGATGCTCGGACCGAGGGTCTGGCCCGCGCCGAAGAAGAAGGTGATGATCGAGAACCCGGCCGCCGCGCGCGCGGGACCGAGGTAGTCGCCCACCGCCGCCGTCATGATCGTCGGAATGCTCCAGGCGGCGATTCCGTACAGGCCGATCGACAGGTAGAGGCCCCACATCCCCGGGTTTGCGCCGGCGAGGCCGTAGGAGATCGACTGGACCGCGAAGACCGCCATGAAACCCCCCTTGCGCCCGATCCGGTCCGAAAGCATCCCGAACAGGGGGCCGGAGAAGAGACTGAAGAACCCCACCCAGGCCCAGAACTTGCCCGCCGTGACTTCGGCCATCCCGCGCTCGGCGACCATCGTCGTGACGATGAAGGTTCCATAGATCATGTAGGTGAGCCCGAACAGAAGGTACAGGACCCCGAGGTGAACTACGATCCCGTTGCCCGCCGCCTTCCGCGGGAGAGCCGGGGTTTCCGCCCTGGGGTTGCCCGTTTCCCCGAGAGGCCGAAGGCCCAGTTCGGCGGGGGAGTCGCGCAGCAGCAGTCCCGCGGCGACGGCGATCGCGAAGGATATCGCGCCCAGGATCTGCCACCCGCTTCTCCAGCCGCCGGAACCCAGGCTTCGGTTGAGAAAGGGGACGAGCATGCCGGAGAAGATGATCGCCAGCCCGTTCCCGGCGAGCATGATCCCGGCCGCCCGGCCGCGATTGGCCCGGGTGAACCAGTGGGAAACCAGCACCATCATGGGGACGTTGGCCAGGCCGCTCCCGACGCCGGTCAGGAAATAGAGGACGAGAACGGGAACGAACCCCGTGCCGCGGCCGATGAGGACCATACAGACCGCGAGAAGGAAAAGGCCGGACGTGATCGTGCGCCGCCCTCCCCACCAATGCATCAGAAATGGCGACAGACCGACAGCCAGGAGGTACCCGGCGAAATTCCCGGTCCCGATGAACCCCATCTGGTCGTATCCCAGGTCCAGGGCCTTGCCCATCGAGGGAACCAGCATGCTGTATGCGAACCGGGCCAGCCCGAGGCAGGAGAAGACGGTCAATCCCCCGGCGAGGACGATGACCCAGCCGTAGTGGATCCGCGACGATTTCCCGAATTGGCCGTCCACATCCCCCCCGGAGATCCCATCCCACCAACTTTTTATACCAGACGTGGCGGGGATACGGACTGCGTATTTTGTCCGGCGTGGATTGGCCTGTCGGGTGCAAACTTCCCGAGATTATCGGGAGAGCGGAGGGAGGCCGGATGGTCCGGGAGGGTTTCGCCTTGGAGGGTTTCTCTTTCGATGTCGCAACAGACTCCTGAAATAGGTTCGCTTCACATGTTTCCCCTTCGCCTCCGCGATCCGAATCGACAGAGTTATCCGGTCTTTCGTAACGTCTCCGGAGGCGATGTCCGGGCCGAAGACGCCCGATTCGCCTCCCCATAGGGATGTTTCCCGGGAAAGGGCGAACAACAGGAGCAATACCGTCATGCGTAAAGTTTTGCGATGGAAGCGGTTCCGGTTCATTTCTTATTCCCCCCACATTTCCCAGACGTTCAGGATGATGGGCGAAAAGATAATCAGGACCACGGCGGGAAAGATAAAGACCACCAGCGGGAAGAGGAGTTTCACCGCCGCTTTCTGGGCTGCCGCCTCCGCCCGGTATCCTTCCCCTTCCAGCATCTTCGAGGAATGTTCGCGCAGGGCGCGGGAGAGGCCGACCCCCAGTCGTTCACCCTGGCGGACAAGATTGAGAAAGATCCGATAATCATCCAGCGGAACCCGCCTTCGCGATTTCTCCAGTGCTTCCTCCCGGGAGATTCCCAGCATCCGCGCGCGGGAGATCTCGTCCAGTTCCCTGGAGAGAGGGCCGTCCGGAATTGCGTGCGCAACCTCCCGGAAAGCGGAGTGGGATCCCATGCCCGCTTCCAGAAGGAGGGAAAAAAGGAAGGAGGCGACAGGAAGAGCGGAGCGGATCCTTTCCACCTGTTTTCTCGCTTGCTCCCTGACGGAAAAAAACAGAGTGACAAACCCGAGGCCCAGGCCGAGGAAGAAGGAAAGGATCGTGCTCGGGAAAGAAGGGTCGAACGCGATGGATACCGACAGGACAAAGATCCAGACGATTTCCCCCGCCAGCCATCCGCGCAGCGAGGTGACCAGCATTCCGCCGGGAATGGAAAATCCTTTCCCCTCGACCAGCCGGGACTGGGCTTTCCGATGCGCAGCCACCACCTGGTCCGGAAGCCGGGACACCCTGCCCGGGAAAGACGACCTCTGGAAGAACCGGACCATCAGAAAAAAGCCGATAAACAGAGGAATTCCGAAAGACAGGAATGGGATCGCCTTCATCGGTTTCCCGCCATGATCCTGCGGATGGAAAACCAGCCGAGAAGTTGCAGCACGGCGGCGATCGCCATCAAGGTTTTCCCTGCCGATGTTTCCCGGCATCGCGCGAGATATCCGGGTTCGATTTGCGACAGGACGGCGATGAACCCGGGGGGGAGGAGGGTCAGGACGAGCGCCTGGAGCCGGGCCTGTGCCGTCATGCTCCGCATCTTTTCCGATTGCCGCATTTTCGCCCGGATCATGTCACGGCATCGTGTGAGCAGATCGTAGAGATTCCCCCCGGCGGGAATCGCGATGCACAAGGGGCGAACGATCATGGATATTTCCCCGCACGCCATCCGTCGCTCCCACACGCGGAGCGCGTCGGGGAGGGGAGTACCGAGCCGGATCGACTGGCAAAGCCAATGGACTTCTTCCCGGATCCCCGGGGGGAGGAGGGGGATCGCCTCCTGAAGGGATTCCGGAATGCTGTGTCCGGCCTTCACATGACCGGAAAGGATTTCGAGGAAAGCCGGCAACTGGGACACGATTCGCTTTCGTCTTCTCGCATGAACATGCCGGACCACCATGCCGCAAAGAAGAACGGGCAAGGAGCCGACGACCAGGATCCAGAAAACGTCCCGTGTCGCCATCGTGGCGGCCAGTGCGAAAACCGCGCCGGCCGAGAGAAGGATTCCCCGCACCTGGTCCGAAGAGAGGGACAGGAAATCCTGCCGGAGGTTTCTCGCCGTGGATTCCGCGGCATGGTCGATACGGGAACGGAAGAATGGGGCCAGGGTGCGAATGAGGAAAACGGTAAGGCAGATCGCCCCGCAGGCGAAAAGAACGTATTCCGGCAATGTCATGTCCACCCCTTTCTACGCGTAGGGAAGAAATTTCGAGGGGATGTCGGTCCCGGACAATTTCCCTTCCCCGAATGTTCCTTTCTCCTCTTCCCAGCGGAAGATTTCCTGGAGCAATATCTGGCTCTCGCTCATCCCGGTCACCTCGGTGATGGACGTTACCGCCCGTCTTCCGTCCCGCATCCGGCTCATGTGGACCAGGATGTCGATGGCCGAGGCGATCTGTTCCCGGATCGCCTTGACGGGGATCTCGACCCCGGAAAGCAGGACCATGGTTTCCAGCCTGCGAAGCA
The Candidatus Deferrimicrobiaceae bacterium genome window above contains:
- a CDS encoding flavin reductase family protein — protein: MKKSMGARTLVFPTPVWVVGTYDKEGKPNVMAAAWGGICCSQPPCVAVSLRKATYTYGNLMERKAFTVNVPSEASCREADYIGIVSGRNVDKFAATGLTPVRSELVDAPYVKEFPLVLECKLLRTVEIGLHTQFIGEIIDVKADESVLGEGGLPDIEKVKPIVYAPEIRSYHGIGRNLGSAYSLGKTIGGKG
- a CDS encoding uroporphyrinogen decarboxylase family protein, which encodes MGNAGKGKIELVDRVLKGEPVERPPLSLWYHFGVQYGDGPRFARLALDSFRHYDLDFLKVMNDYFYPMPEGLDAVRSGADLRRVAGFDVGDSPWREQFRALEVISAELEGEAYFLDTVFDPWNTLKRALAGENIGDLMDSEPEAVQEALGVITENLIAYCLRSLDIGSAGIFLSVPASREFMTREQFLTFGKPFASRLLEAVFRRGRMNVAHIHGDDLYFDDCLDFPVHVFHWWDRGPGGPSLSSVKERIPGCVMGGIDHKIVTRKTCSFLRQHVREGKTLGGKDRFFLANGCSIDASVNPRAIRAIVEAARLSGS
- a CDS encoding OmpA family protein, whose product is MSVRTAKGLLAVCLVLSIGFLFGCAGMEYAPKKGIAYYHSELPAADRALAAAKAAGKDKECPEAYKDAEKMRDDAYKTYWVCRTEEAIAQANKATAMAKGLCPKLPLPEPMKVTAPPPPPPMAAPTASLMASPPSIDKGKCADLTWSSTNASAVSIDQGIGSVAAGGSRQVCPPTTLQYTVTVMGEGGTKTASTTLTVNPPPAAPTPIDKLTIHVNFDYDKSQIRKTDVGELQKALAFVKKYPGYTISVEGHTDSRGSDKYNQALSERRAGAVKKYLLDNGATDGDKIKAVGFGESKPIADNKSEKGMFENRRVEILIFSR
- a CDS encoding MFS transporter; translation: MDGQFGKSSRIHYGWVIVLAGGLTVFSCLGLARFAYSMLVPSMGKALDLGYDQMGFIGTGNFAGYLLAVGLSPFLMHWWGGRRTITSGLFLLAVCMVLIGRGTGFVPVLVLYFLTGVGSGLANVPMMVLVSHWFTRANRGRAAGIMLAGNGLAIIFSGMLVPFLNRSLGSGGWRSGWQILGAISFAIAVAAGLLLRDSPAELGLRPLGETGNPRAETPALPRKAAGNGIVVHLGVLYLLFGLTYMIYGTFIVTTMVAERGMAEVTAGKFWAWVGFFSLFSGPLFGMLSDRIGRKGGFMAVFAVQSISYGLAGANPGMWGLYLSIGLYGIAAWSIPTIMTAAVGDYLGPARAAAGFSIITFFFGAGQTLGPSIAGIVAKQTGSFSGSYLMAAGATGFAIVLASFLRKPHREAAEWDGNTA
- a CDS encoding type II secretion system F family protein; translated protein: MKAIPFLSFGIPLFIGFFLMVRFFQRSSFPGRVSRLPDQVVAAHRKAQSRLVEGKGFSIPGGMLVTSLRGWLAGEIVWIFVLSVSIAFDPSFPSTILSFFLGLGLGFVTLFFSVREQARKQVERIRSALPVASFLFSLLLEAGMGSHSAFREVAHAIPDGPLSRELDEISRARMLGISREEALEKSRRRVPLDDYRIFLNLVRQGERLGVGLSRALREHSSKMLEGEGYRAEAAAQKAAVKLLFPLVVFIFPAVVLIIFSPIILNVWEMWGE
- a CDS encoding type II secretion system F family protein produces the protein MTLPEYVLFACGAICLTVFLIRTLAPFFRSRIDHAAESTARNLRQDFLSLSSDQVRGILLSAGAVFALAATMATRDVFWILVVGSLPVLLCGMVVRHVHARRRKRIVSQLPAFLEILSGHVKAGHSIPESLQEAIPLLPPGIREEVHWLCQSIRLGTPLPDALRVWERRMACGEISMIVRPLCIAIPAGGNLYDLLTRCRDMIRAKMRQSEKMRSMTAQARLQALVLTLLPPGFIAVLSQIEPGYLARCRETSAGKTLMAIAAVLQLLGWFSIRRIMAGNR